The Pelmatolapia mariae isolate MD_Pm_ZW linkage group LG10_11, Pm_UMD_F_2, whole genome shotgun sequence genome includes a region encoding these proteins:
- the LOC134635519 gene encoding sialic acid-binding Ig-like lectin 14 — protein MFVLIWSALFFSVKGSIADTDASALAQQHCDKGYCLNLTERELTAEAGLCVVIPCSFTTAANFTPKHIVWYKCEASQRSCSDDEIIFLTNKNTDKKAQSGFEGRVSRLEPDVSQKNCSIIINDLKESDSGSYQLRVTGELNGKQDAFTFIPRVTVSVKGLKQKPTVMIPTLTEGQQATLTCVAPGLCSGSVPEITWTWRGAGGTESYITGNRTDFKTENLTAYTQRHISTLTFKSSAEQHNTTVNCKIRFTGETTTEEASTLKVNYVKEVKITGVTSVREGNVLNLTCSVESFPPAHIVWKKVPSNTNLQTENTDLHNDTGSATLITPNVTAENSGQYICMAKHLDKTLTSYVNVTVTWHTKIQNGSGCVLQSDVLTCVCISEGFPLPTIKWPLLENHTQYTLITTVSNHTVNSTVSLTVKNHGNSTVECVSNNGNGEERENLLVYKNLSEKHEQPSTFKLEFLKVIIAFLTGVLLSVIVCCLVKTCYRNGRKQESTKTEYAEIKKAVKEQSEDAEEEDELLDAKEDEMVVELEMKYREPENEEGRDEAVYSNVNDIINEI, from the exons ATGTTTGTTCTCATCTGGTCggctctgtttttctctgtaaaaGGCAGCATTGCTGACACAG ATGCCTCAGCCTTGGCACAACAACACTGTGACAAAGGATACTGTCTTAATCTCACTGAGCGAGAACTAACAGCAGAGGCTGGACTCTGTGTTGTGATCCCGTGTTCTTTCACTACTGCTGCTAACTTTACACCCAAACATATAGTTTGGTACAAATGTGAAGCATCTCAAAGAAGCTGTAGTGATGATGAAATAATATTTCTcaccaacaaaaacacagacaaaaaagcTCAGTCTGGGTTTGAAGGACGAGTGTCACGTTTGGAGCCTGATGTGAGTCAGAAAAactgcagcatcatcattaaTGATCTGAAAGAGTCTGATTCTGGATCATATCAGCTCAGAGTTACTGGTGAACTGAATGGAAAACAAGATGCATTCACATTCATTCCAAGAGTAACTGTCTCTGTTAAAG GTCTTAAGCAGAAGCCCACAGTAATGATTCCCACACTGACAGAGGGACAGCAGGCCACACTGACCTGTGTTGCTCCTGGTCTCTGCTCTGGATCTGTTCCTGAAATCACCTGGACATGGAGAGGAGCAGGAGGGACTGAATCTTACATTACAGGAAACAGGACTGATTTCAAGACTGAGAATCTGACGgcttacacacagagacacatctCAACTTTAACCTTTAAGTCTTCAGCTGAACAGCACAACACCACTGTTAACTGTAAAATCCGCTTCACAGGTGAAACAACTACAGAAGAGGCTTCAACCTTGAAAGTAAACT ATGTGAAGGAAGTTAAAATCACTGGGGTGACAAGTGTGAGGGAGGGAAATGTTCTGAATctgacctgcagtgttgaaagttTCCCTCCAGCTCATATTGTGTGGAAAAAAGTTCCTTCCAACACAAACCTTCAGACCGAAAACACTGACCTGCACAATGATACTGGATCTGCTACACTTATCACCCCGAATGTGACAGCAGAAAATTCTGGGCAGTACATCTGTATGGCAAAACATCTGGACAAAACACTGACTTCCTATGTCAATGTGACTGTGACTT GGCATACAAAGATACAGAATGGCTCTGGATGTGTGCTTCAGTCAGATGTTTTGACCTGTGTGTGCATCAGTGAAGGGTTTCCTTTACCTACCATCAAATGGCCGCTCCTAGAAAACCACACTCAGTACACTCTCATTACTACTGTGTCAAACCACACAGTCAACAGCACTGTCAGTCTAACTGTAAAAAACCATGGCAACAGCACAGTTGAATGTGTTAGCAACAATGGAAatggagaagaaagagaaaacctGCTGGTCTATAAAAACTTGTCTGAAAAACATG AACAACCATCTACTTTTAAGCTGGAATTCCTAAAAGTCATCATTGCGTTTTTGACTGGGGTACTTCTTTCAGTAATCGTGTGCTGCTTGGTCAAAACTTGCTACAG aaatggaagaaagcaggaGAGCACGAAGACAGAGTATGCTGAAATTAAGAAAGCAGTCAAAGAACAAAGTGAAGATGCTGAAGAGGAAGATGAATTGTTAGATGCCAAAGAAGATGAGATGGTGGTGGAGTTGGAGATGAAATACCGTGAACCAGAAAATGAGGAAGGGAGAGACGAAGCAGTGTACTCCAATGTGAATGACATAATCAATGAAatctga